In one Lysobacter alkalisoli genomic region, the following are encoded:
- a CDS encoding glycoside hydrolase family 97 protein, with product MHLFRHIALLPILGLAVFTANAETVARVESPGKVLAVELDITEGRLAYRVLRFGEPVIDDSRLGFQLRGAEKLERNLALSSQTTRSHDETWEQPWGESRFVRDHHNELRARFTETIAPNRSFDVLVRVFDDGLGFRYELPEQPNLDEVIIDDELTEFALATPATAWWIPAGEWNRYEYLYDRTPVEQVTQAHTPMTVRTDDGLHIAFHEAALVDYAGMWLRRTEGRRFRAQLAPASEGWKVRRNAPFHTPWRTLQITDSAAALYASSDLILNLNEPNRLGDVSWFEPAKYIGIWWSLHLDTETWATGRKHGATTKNTKRYIDFAAEHGFRGVLVEGWNPGWDGDWFGNGYDFDFTRATPDFDIEALSAYATSKGVRLVGHHETACAVSHYEEQMEAAFAMNARLGIDSVKTGYVCDAGGIERRLDDGTVAREWHDGQWNSNHHQRVLEAAARHKVAINAHEPIKDTGLRRTYPNWVSREGARGMEYAAWGNPTNPPEHETNLVFTRMLSGPMDFTPGILSLQGRGQAIQTTLAKQLALYVVLYCPLQMAADLPENYARHMEAFQFIKDVPADWAETRVLDGEIGDYVTFARKDRNSEDWYLGSLTDEHGRLLQVPLSFLDPGRTYTAQIYRDGDGAHWQDKPFAFAREQREVTSADVLTLKLAAGGGQAIRFVAR from the coding sequence ATGCACCTGTTCAGGCACATCGCCCTCCTGCCCATCCTCGGCCTTGCCGTCTTCACCGCAAACGCCGAAACCGTCGCCCGGGTCGAATCGCCCGGCAAGGTGCTGGCGGTCGAACTCGATATCACCGAAGGCCGCCTCGCCTACCGCGTGCTGCGCTTCGGCGAACCGGTGATCGACGATTCCCGGCTCGGTTTCCAGCTTCGCGGCGCCGAAAAGCTCGAACGCAACCTCGCCCTGTCCTCGCAAACAACGCGCAGCCATGACGAAACCTGGGAACAGCCCTGGGGCGAAAGCCGTTTCGTCCGCGACCACCACAACGAACTGCGCGCGCGCTTCACCGAAACCATCGCGCCGAATCGCAGCTTCGACGTGCTCGTGCGCGTGTTCGACGACGGCCTCGGCTTCCGCTACGAACTCCCCGAACAGCCGAATCTCGACGAGGTCATCATCGACGACGAACTGACCGAGTTCGCCCTCGCCACGCCGGCGACCGCGTGGTGGATCCCGGCCGGCGAGTGGAACCGCTACGAGTACCTGTACGATCGCACCCCGGTCGAACAGGTCACCCAGGCGCACACGCCGATGACGGTGCGTACCGACGACGGCCTGCACATCGCCTTCCACGAGGCCGCGCTGGTCGACTACGCCGGCATGTGGCTGCGCCGCACCGAGGGTCGCCGCTTCCGCGCCCAGCTGGCCCCGGCATCCGAAGGCTGGAAGGTGCGCCGCAACGCCCCGTTCCACACCCCGTGGCGGACCTTGCAGATCACCGACAGCGCCGCCGCGCTGTACGCCTCATCCGACCTGATCCTCAACCTCAACGAGCCCAACAGGCTCGGCGATGTCAGCTGGTTCGAACCGGCCAAGTACATCGGCATCTGGTGGTCGCTGCACCTGGACACCGAGACCTGGGCCACTGGCCGCAAGCACGGTGCGACGACGAAGAACACAAAGCGCTACATCGACTTCGCCGCCGAGCACGGTTTCCGCGGCGTGCTGGTGGAAGGCTGGAACCCGGGCTGGGACGGTGACTGGTTCGGCAACGGCTACGACTTCGACTTCACCCGCGCCACGCCCGACTTCGATATCGAGGCGCTTTCGGCCTACGCCACGTCGAAAGGCGTGCGCCTGGTCGGCCACCACGAGACCGCCTGCGCGGTCAGCCACTACGAAGAGCAGATGGAAGCCGCGTTCGCGATGAACGCACGCCTGGGCATCGACTCGGTCAAGACCGGCTACGTCTGCGACGCCGGAGGGATCGAGCGGCGACTCGATGACGGAACCGTCGCGCGCGAATGGCATGACGGCCAGTGGAACAGCAACCACCACCAGCGCGTGCTCGAGGCCGCCGCCCGCCACAAGGTCGCGATCAACGCCCACGAGCCGATCAAGGACACCGGCCTGCGCCGCACCTACCCGAACTGGGTCTCGCGCGAGGGCGCGCGCGGCATGGAATACGCCGCCTGGGGCAATCCGACCAACCCGCCCGAGCACGAGACCAACCTGGTATTCACCCGCATGCTGTCCGGCCCGATGGACTTCACCCCCGGCATCCTCAGCCTGCAGGGCCGCGGCCAGGCGATCCAGACCACGCTGGCCAAACAGCTCGCCCTGTACGTGGTGCTGTACTGCCCGCTGCAGATGGCCGCCGACCTGCCAGAGAATTACGCCAGGCACATGGAGGCGTTCCAGTTCATCAAGGACGTGCCGGCCGACTGGGCCGAGACCCGCGTGCTCGATGGCGAGATCGGCGACTACGTGACCTTCGCCCGCAAGGACCGCAACAGCGAAGACTGGTACCTGGGCAGCCTCACCGACGAACACGGCCGCCTGCTGCAGGTGCCGCTGTCGTTCCTCGACCCGGGCCGGACCTACACCGCGCAGATCTACCGCGACGGCGACGGCGCGCATTGGCAGGACAAGCCGTTCGCATTCGCCCGCGAGCAGCGCGAAGTCACCAGCGCCGATGTGCTGACGCTGAAACTCGCCGCCGGCGGCGGTCAGGCGATCCGTTTCGTCGCACGTTGA